One genomic segment of Pseudoalteromonas sp. GCY includes these proteins:
- a CDS encoding SulP family inorganic anion transporter, with amino-acid sequence MITLKRFKNASLKGDLFGGVTTAIISLPLALAFGVASGAGAEAGMWGAILVGLFAALFGGSTSLISEPTGPMTVIMTAVLTAMMSKYPENGLAMGFTVVMMAGAFQVLLGTLKLGKYVTLMPYSVISGFMSGIGVILIILQLAPLLGHQAPAGGVVGTLSNLPSLLMDLHFSELFLGVITLAILFKMPSKWRQYVPAQLVALVAVTLLSIIIFDTDSIRRIGEIPSGLPSIVFPVLSPELLVEMLIDALVLGTLGCIDTLLTAVIADSLTRTEHDSDKELRGQGIANMIAGLFGALPGAGATMGTVVNIQVGARSPIAGIFRALILMAVVFIAGSLTEPIPMAVLAGIAVYVGFNILDWSFIQRAHKLSVSQMAIMYGVMLLTVFVDLIVAVGLGVFISNVMIIERLSRVQANHVKAISDSDSDEDVPLTKKESELLDKANGKLLFFYLSGPMIFSVSKAIARQHRKISEYKAMVLDLSDVAMIDVTVGLAIENAITDALDANCSVFIYSPNLETTDKLKRLNIHDRLGDRAFCDSREIALSQAIDTMAKTY; translated from the coding sequence ATGATCACACTTAAGAGATTTAAAAACGCCTCTTTAAAAGGTGACCTATTCGGTGGTGTAACCACTGCAATTATTTCTTTACCACTCGCACTCGCTTTTGGTGTTGCCTCTGGCGCTGGCGCAGAAGCTGGGATGTGGGGCGCAATTTTAGTTGGCTTATTTGCCGCGCTGTTCGGTGGTTCAACCTCCCTCATTTCTGAACCAACCGGCCCAATGACTGTTATCATGACAGCAGTACTCACCGCCATGATGAGCAAGTACCCCGAAAATGGTCTTGCGATGGGCTTTACTGTTGTCATGATGGCAGGTGCTTTTCAGGTTTTACTGGGTACGCTCAAGTTAGGTAAATACGTTACCTTGATGCCTTACAGCGTCATCTCCGGATTTATGTCTGGTATTGGTGTTATCCTCATTATTTTGCAGCTTGCTCCTTTACTTGGACATCAAGCGCCTGCTGGTGGTGTTGTTGGCACTTTGTCTAACTTGCCTAGCCTGCTGATGGACTTACACTTTTCTGAGTTGTTCCTCGGGGTGATCACGCTTGCAATCTTATTCAAAATGCCAAGTAAGTGGCGCCAGTACGTCCCCGCTCAACTGGTCGCACTCGTCGCCGTTACACTGCTTTCAATCATTATTTTTGACACCGATAGTATTCGCCGCATCGGAGAAATTCCAAGTGGCCTGCCAAGTATTGTGTTTCCAGTATTATCACCAGAGCTATTAGTTGAAATGCTTATCGACGCATTGGTACTGGGCACTTTGGGTTGTATAGATACGTTGTTAACAGCAGTAATAGCCGACAGTTTAACGCGAACCGAGCATGATTCTGATAAGGAACTCAGAGGCCAAGGTATTGCCAATATGATAGCTGGCCTTTTTGGTGCATTGCCAGGTGCTGGCGCAACGATGGGAACTGTGGTCAATATTCAAGTGGGCGCTCGCTCGCCAATCGCTGGCATATTCAGGGCACTAATTTTGATGGCCGTAGTCTTTATCGCGGGCAGCCTGACCGAGCCAATCCCAATGGCGGTGCTTGCTGGTATTGCAGTGTATGTTGGTTTTAATATTCTGGATTGGAGTTTTATCCAGCGTGCTCATAAGCTTAGTGTCAGTCAAATGGCGATTATGTATGGCGTAATGCTACTTACCGTTTTTGTTGACCTGATTGTTGCCGTGGGCCTTGGTGTATTTATCTCTAATGTGATGATCATAGAGAGATTAAGCCGAGTGCAAGCCAATCACGTTAAAGCAATTAGCGACAGTGATAGCGATGAAGATGTGCCACTAACGAAAAAAGAAAGCGAGCTGTTAGATAAAGCCAACGGTAAACTATTATTCTTTTATCTTTCCGGGCCAATGATTTTTAGCGTCTCAAAAGCAATCGCAAGACAACACCGCAAGATTAGTGAATACAAAGCCATGGTATTAGATTTAAGCGACGTAGCTATGATTGATGTCACCGTGGGCTTAGCCATTGAAAATGCGATTACAGATGCGCTTGATGCGAACTGTAGCGTGTTTATCTATTCACCGAATTTGGAGACCACCGATAAACTCAAGCGCTTAAACATTCATGACCGTCTAGGCGACCGTGCATTTTGTGATAGTCGCGAGATAGCGCTCAGTCAAGCCATTGATACTATGGCTAAAACTTATTAA
- a CDS encoding LysR substrate-binding domain-containing protein: MDRWIGIDEFVAVVSNGSFSGAATQLNTSVAQISRRVKMLEERLNIQLLTRTTRKLALTQEGEVFLSYAKHLQHGLDDATAAIRQRDRQPTGKLKLTAPVMYGESYVMPAVVDFMRLYPKVEVEMHLTNNQVDLLDKGFDLAIRLGKLQDSSLRAKRLTTRKTMVCGANIYLNQFGQPHTLAELSNHKCLIGNSSEWRFVEHGKARQIKVVGPLRCNSGWGLLEAAKQGLGLVQLPHYYVQEALESGELTEVLTNFRPEEEGVWALYPPRQFVATSLRLLLDHLSAHFNKF; encoded by the coding sequence ATGGATAGATGGATTGGCATCGATGAGTTTGTTGCGGTAGTGAGTAATGGCTCTTTTAGTGGGGCTGCAACTCAGTTAAATACGTCTGTTGCGCAAATTAGTCGTCGAGTGAAAATGTTAGAGGAGCGGCTCAACATACAACTTTTGACGCGCACCACCCGAAAATTGGCACTGACCCAGGAAGGAGAAGTGTTTTTATCTTACGCAAAGCATTTACAACATGGGTTAGATGACGCCACTGCAGCAATCCGTCAACGTGACAGACAGCCAACAGGTAAACTCAAGCTCACCGCACCGGTGATGTACGGCGAGTCTTATGTCATGCCTGCTGTGGTTGACTTTATGCGTTTGTATCCAAAAGTTGAGGTTGAAATGCATTTGACGAACAACCAAGTCGACTTGCTCGATAAGGGCTTTGACTTGGCAATTCGACTCGGCAAGTTACAAGATTCATCTCTGCGCGCCAAACGGCTAACCACACGTAAAACCATGGTGTGTGGTGCAAATATCTATTTAAATCAATTTGGCCAACCGCATACGCTCGCTGAGCTTAGCAATCATAAATGTTTGATTGGTAATAGTAGCGAATGGCGCTTTGTTGAGCACGGTAAAGCGCGGCAAATTAAAGTGGTGGGGCCACTTCGTTGCAACAGTGGTTGGGGGCTCTTGGAAGCAGCAAAGCAAGGCTTAGGTTTGGTACAATTACCACATTATTACGTGCAGGAGGCGCTAGAGAGTGGTGAGTTAACAGAGGTACTAACCAACTTTAGACCTGAAGAAGAAGGCGTCTGGGCGCTGTATCCACCCAGACAATTTGTCGCCACCAGCTTACGGTTATTACTGGATCACTTGAGTGCGCACTTTAATAAGTTTTAG
- the rne gene encoding ribonuclease E, with amino-acid sequence MKRMLINATQQEEMRVALVDGQRLYDLDIESPGHEQKKANIYKGKITRIEPSLEAAFVDYGAERHGFLPLKEIAKTYFPDGYTFNGRPNIKDVIKEGQEVIVQVDKEERGQKGAALTTFISVAGSYLVLMPNNPRAGGISRRIEGDERIELKEALSRLNVPKGMGLIVRTAGVGKSFEELEYDLKALLVHWDAIQNAANSGKAPFLIHQESNVIFRAIRDYLRRDIGEILIDKPRVFEEAKAHIERFRPDFINRVKLYQNDVPLFTHYQIESQIESAFQREVRLPSGGSIVIDPTEALTSIDINSSKATKGGDIEETALNTNLEAADEIARQLRLRDLGGLIVIDFIDMTPPRHQREVENRLKEAVRTDRARVQIGKISRFGLLEMSRQRLRPSLGEASQHTCPRCDGQGTIRSNESIALSILRLIEEEAIKDNTAQVNAQVPVAVGAYLLNEKRRSVQRIEKRHECHVVIIPNQHLETPHYEVVRLRKDETTEAASYEQITAPEPEVVEIARAQAIVKEEPVLKGVVMPDAPAPAPAPTPAQAAKPQTRKPQAQPAQNGISLFAKIGQWFKSLFATDSDNQEENKSSEEKSSRDNNRDNRRRNNNNRRRNNNRRRNDQQKETTVESKDENSSNEQRGDNRKRRRPNNRKRQDQDKANRPAKESVNDNVEAVEANDAPVKEATLKPRRQRRNLRKKVRVEETNAQDTNTSEQTSTEEVKVEAKPLEQPAKTASESKAEQKPRQRKAKPVADKSEQESATNEQVAAPSEQADVHAQAKQQETANTERHEQNDVTEVVSAELSESQIDDENKEGRTRSRRSPRHLRAAGQRRRRQDTPEKGQAAAFVPVADQAAAEYEAELKAKSSFDSETQAEVQQEASTVETQSSPETVTEDNAPAAEATVSETPTDAKQDVEAKPAESPVDENKAQLVEPVNEVEATTAEAPLQQTAQPETSASADKVVAEELDVAQPEEANVVKAEPIADTVETEQVETAKAEDEAATETETETAVVEETQASDAEATPEVQEPAVETPATETVVETTAAEAATESSTEETPAVDAVEAPTQQVVNGNSVQSRVRFNQTAAAPMTKAQSVIEDVVVETPSAMPHELRQAVANSGLGVGSKSPTGRASADMASPAQVD; translated from the coding sequence ATGAAACGTATGCTGATCAATGCAACGCAGCAAGAAGAAATGCGCGTGGCACTGGTTGACGGCCAGCGTCTATACGATCTAGATATAGAAAGCCCTGGTCACGAACAGAAAAAAGCCAATATCTATAAGGGTAAAATTACCCGTATCGAACCATCCCTAGAAGCCGCATTTGTTGATTATGGCGCTGAGCGTCACGGATTCCTTCCTTTAAAAGAAATCGCTAAAACGTATTTCCCAGATGGCTATACATTCAATGGTCGCCCTAACATCAAAGACGTGATCAAAGAAGGTCAAGAAGTCATCGTTCAGGTTGATAAAGAAGAACGTGGTCAAAAAGGCGCGGCACTCACAACGTTTATCAGCGTCGCTGGTAGTTACTTGGTATTAATGCCTAATAACCCAAGAGCTGGCGGTATTTCACGTCGTATCGAAGGTGACGAGCGCATTGAGCTAAAAGAAGCATTGAGTCGCTTAAACGTACCTAAGGGTATGGGTCTTATCGTTCGCACCGCGGGCGTAGGTAAATCTTTCGAAGAACTAGAGTACGACCTTAAGGCGCTACTCGTTCATTGGGACGCAATCCAAAATGCTGCAAATAGCGGTAAAGCACCTTTCTTAATTCACCAAGAAAGTAACGTGATCTTCCGTGCAATTCGCGATTATTTACGTCGTGATATTGGTGAGATCCTAATTGATAAACCGCGTGTTTTTGAAGAAGCGAAGGCGCATATCGAGCGTTTCCGTCCAGATTTCATCAATCGTGTTAAGCTTTATCAAAACGATGTGCCGTTATTTACGCATTATCAAATTGAGAGTCAGATTGAGTCAGCTTTCCAGCGTGAAGTGCGTTTGCCTTCAGGTGGTTCTATCGTTATTGATCCTACAGAAGCACTCACTTCTATCGATATCAACTCGTCAAAAGCGACGAAAGGTGGCGATATCGAAGAGACGGCGCTGAACACTAACTTAGAAGCGGCTGACGAGATTGCACGCCAGTTACGTTTACGTGACCTAGGTGGCCTAATCGTTATCGATTTTATCGATATGACTCCGCCTCGCCATCAACGTGAAGTAGAGAACCGCTTGAAAGAAGCCGTTCGTACTGACCGTGCTCGCGTGCAAATCGGTAAGATTTCTCGTTTCGGCCTATTAGAAATGTCGCGTCAACGTTTGCGCCCGTCTTTAGGTGAAGCGAGCCAACATACGTGTCCACGCTGTGACGGCCAAGGCACCATTCGCTCAAACGAATCCATTGCTTTGTCTATCTTGCGTCTAATCGAAGAAGAAGCGATAAAAGATAATACCGCTCAGGTCAACGCCCAAGTGCCTGTCGCGGTTGGTGCTTACTTATTAAATGAAAAGCGTCGTTCTGTGCAACGCATCGAAAAGCGCCACGAGTGCCACGTTGTTATCATTCCTAACCAACACTTAGAAACACCGCACTATGAAGTGGTTAGATTGCGTAAAGATGAGACAACAGAAGCTGCAAGCTATGAGCAGATCACCGCGCCTGAGCCTGAAGTCGTTGAAATTGCTCGAGCTCAAGCGATTGTAAAAGAGGAGCCTGTGTTAAAAGGTGTCGTTATGCCTGATGCACCAGCGCCTGCACCCGCACCGACTCCAGCTCAAGCAGCAAAACCACAAACTCGTAAGCCACAAGCACAACCAGCTCAAAACGGCATCAGCCTGTTTGCGAAGATTGGTCAATGGTTCAAGAGCCTATTTGCTACTGACAGCGATAACCAAGAAGAAAACAAATCTTCTGAAGAAAAATCATCACGCGATAACAACCGTGATAATCGCCGTCGCAATAATAACAATCGTCGTCGTAACAATAACCGCCGTCGTAACGATCAACAAAAAGAGACAACGGTTGAATCGAAAGACGAAAACAGCAGTAACGAGCAACGTGGTGATAACCGCAAACGCCGTCGTCCAAATAACAGAAAACGCCAAGATCAGGACAAAGCAAACCGTCCAGCTAAGGAATCTGTAAACGATAACGTTGAAGCGGTCGAGGCTAACGACGCGCCAGTTAAAGAAGCGACATTAAAACCACGCAGACAAAGACGTAATCTTCGCAAGAAGGTACGTGTGGAAGAAACCAACGCACAGGATACTAACACATCAGAGCAAACTAGCACTGAAGAAGTGAAAGTAGAAGCAAAGCCGCTTGAACAACCAGCGAAAACGGCATCTGAGTCTAAAGCTGAACAAAAGCCAAGGCAAAGAAAAGCGAAACCTGTCGCGGATAAGTCAGAACAAGAGTCTGCAACTAACGAACAAGTAGCAGCACCTTCTGAACAAGCTGACGTACACGCTCAAGCAAAGCAGCAAGAAACTGCTAACACTGAGCGCCACGAACAAAACGATGTTACCGAGGTAGTATCTGCTGAACTTTCAGAATCGCAAATTGATGACGAAAATAAAGAAGGCCGCACTCGCTCTAGACGTTCTCCGCGTCACCTGAGAGCGGCAGGTCAACGTCGCCGTCGTCAGGATACGCCTGAAAAAGGTCAAGCTGCCGCATTTGTACCCGTAGCCGATCAAGCCGCTGCAGAATACGAAGCTGAGCTAAAAGCGAAATCTTCTTTTGACAGTGAAACTCAAGCGGAAGTGCAGCAAGAAGCAAGCACAGTTGAGACTCAGTCATCACCTGAAACGGTAACTGAAGACAATGCACCAGCGGCTGAAGCGACAGTTTCTGAGACGCCAACTGATGCAAAGCAAGATGTCGAAGCTAAGCCAGCCGAATCACCGGTTGACGAAAATAAAGCGCAACTAGTGGAGCCTGTAAACGAAGTTGAGGCAACCACTGCTGAAGCACCATTGCAACAAACTGCACAGCCAGAAACGTCTGCAAGCGCTGACAAAGTGGTCGCAGAAGAGCTAGACGTCGCGCAGCCAGAAGAAGCAAATGTGGTTAAAGCTGAGCCAATCGCTGACACAGTAGAGACTGAACAAGTTGAAACGGCGAAGGCTGAGGATGAAGCTGCGACTGAAACTGAGACTGAAACTGCAGTTGTAGAAGAAACTCAGGCTTCTGACGCGGAGGCAACACCAGAAGTTCAGGAGCCAGCAGTCGAGACACCGGCAACAGAAACGGTTGTGGAAACAACAGCAGCTGAAGCAGCTACTGAATCTTCAACTGAAGAGACACCAGCCGTTGACGCTGTTGAAGCACCTACTCAACAGGTCGTAAACGGTAATTCAGTACAAAGCCGTGTACGCTTCAACCAAACGGCTGCCGCGCCAATGACAAAAGCACAAAGCGTGATTGAGGATGTTGTGGTAGAAACACCATCTGCGATGCCACATGAACTACGTCAGGCTGTGGCGAATAGTGGCTTGGGTGTTGGCTCTAAGTCACCAACAGGCAGAGCAAGCGCCGACATGGCCTCTCCTGCTCAGGTTGACTAA
- the fghA gene encoding S-formylglutathione hydrolase: protein MELISSNKVSGGWHKRYKHTSQSTQCEMTFAIFLPEVVNEGQRVPVLYWLSGLTCSDENFMQKAGAFKKANELGIAIVAPDTSPRGEGVADDKNGAYDFGLGAGFYVNATQTPYSQHYQMYDYVTEELPQLIEAHFPVSQQKAISGHSMGGHGALIIGLRNPDAYTSISAFSPIVNPSNCPWGQKALTGYLGDDKQRWQQYDATELLSNYASPTKRPILIEQGSSDQFLDEQLKPWLFEQAAEKASYPITLNMHEGYDHSYFFISSFIEHHLEFHAKYMRYA, encoded by the coding sequence ATGGAACTAATTTCTAGCAACAAAGTATCCGGCGGTTGGCATAAGCGCTACAAACATACTAGCCAGTCGACGCAGTGTGAAATGACATTCGCCATTTTTTTACCTGAAGTCGTCAATGAAGGGCAACGAGTCCCTGTTCTATATTGGCTTTCAGGGTTAACCTGCAGCGATGAAAACTTCATGCAAAAAGCGGGCGCGTTTAAAAAAGCCAACGAGCTTGGGATAGCGATTGTCGCACCAGATACAAGCCCGCGCGGAGAAGGCGTTGCAGATGACAAAAATGGCGCTTATGACTTTGGTCTAGGTGCGGGTTTTTACGTCAATGCGACACAGACACCATATAGTCAACATTATCAAATGTATGACTATGTGACAGAAGAATTGCCTCAGTTAATCGAAGCCCACTTCCCGGTTAGCCAGCAAAAAGCCATTAGCGGTCACTCTATGGGTGGCCATGGTGCGTTAATTATCGGGCTTAGAAACCCTGACGCCTATACGAGTATCTCTGCGTTTAGTCCAATCGTTAACCCAAGTAACTGCCCTTGGGGACAAAAAGCGCTAACGGGATATTTAGGGGATGACAAACAGCGCTGGCAACAATACGACGCAACCGAATTATTGTCGAACTATGCTAGTCCAACAAAACGTCCGATACTCATTGAGCAAGGTTCAAGTGACCAGTTTTTAGATGAGCAGCTAAAACCTTGGTTATTCGAACAAGCGGCTGAAAAAGCAAGTTACCCCATCACGCTAAACATGCATGAAGGTTATGATCATAGCTATTTCTTTATTTCGAGCTTTATTGAACATCACCTTGAGTTTCATGCTAAATATATGAGATATGCTTGA
- a CDS encoding S-(hydroxymethyl)glutathione dehydrogenase/class III alcohol dehydrogenase has translation MSEFIKSKAAIAWGPGQPLSIEEVDVMPPKKGEVLVKITATGVCHTDAFTLSGDDPEGVFPAILGHEGAGIVEAIGEAVTSVAVGDHVIPLYTPECGECKFCKSGKTNLCQQIRETQGKGLMPDGTTRFYKDGQPIYHYMGTSTFSEYTVLPEISLAKVNKSAPLEEICLLGCGVTTGMGAVMNTAKVQKGDTVAIFGLGGIGLSAIIGATMAGASRIIGIDINEDKFGLATKLGATDLINPKNFDKPIQEVIVEMTDGGVDFSFECIGNVDVMRSALECCHKGWGESVIIGVAGAGQEISTRPFQLVTGRVWRGSAFGGVKGRSELPEIVERYMAGEFKLNDFITHTMKLEDINEAFDLMHEGKSIRSVIHY, from the coding sequence ATGTCTGAATTTATTAAATCTAAAGCAGCAATCGCTTGGGGCCCAGGTCAACCGCTTAGTATTGAAGAAGTTGATGTTATGCCACCGAAAAAAGGCGAAGTTTTAGTTAAAATCACCGCAACGGGCGTATGTCATACCGATGCTTTCACTTTGTCTGGCGACGATCCTGAGGGCGTGTTTCCTGCAATTTTAGGTCATGAAGGCGCAGGTATTGTTGAAGCGATTGGTGAAGCCGTTACCAGCGTTGCCGTTGGCGACCACGTGATCCCATTGTACACACCGGAGTGTGGCGAATGTAAGTTCTGTAAGTCTGGTAAAACGAACCTTTGTCAGCAGATCCGTGAAACCCAAGGTAAAGGCTTAATGCCTGATGGCACAACCCGCTTTTATAAAGACGGCCAACCAATTTATCACTACATGGGCACGTCAACGTTCTCTGAGTACACTGTGCTGCCAGAAATCTCTTTGGCTAAAGTAAACAAGTCCGCGCCCCTTGAAGAGATCTGCTTGCTTGGCTGTGGTGTTACCACGGGGATGGGCGCAGTAATGAATACCGCTAAAGTGCAAAAAGGCGATACCGTCGCCATTTTCGGCCTCGGTGGTATCGGCTTGTCCGCTATCATTGGCGCTACAATGGCTGGCGCTAGTCGTATCATAGGTATCGACATCAATGAAGATAAGTTTGGGCTTGCCACAAAGCTTGGGGCAACCGATCTTATCAATCCGAAAAACTTCGACAAACCTATTCAAGAAGTTATCGTTGAAATGACAGATGGCGGTGTGGATTTCTCGTTTGAATGCATCGGTAACGTGGATGTCATGAGAAGCGCCCTTGAGTGCTGTCACAAAGGTTGGGGTGAGTCCGTGATCATCGGTGTTGCAGGCGCTGGACAAGAGATTTCAACACGCCCATTCCAACTTGTTACTGGTCGTGTTTGGCGCGGTAGCGCTTTTGGTGGCGTAAAAGGTCGCTCAGAGCTTCCTGAGATTGTTGAACGCTATATGGCTGGTGAATTCAAGCTCAACGACTTTATCACCCACACGATGAAGCTCGAAGATATTAATGAAGCCTTTGATTTGATGCATGAAGGCAAGAGTATCCGCTCGGTGATCCATTACTAA